AAGTGGTAGTCAACTATTAGTTTACAACCACATTTTACAAGAATTAAAAAGCAACAGTAAACTATTAATTTACAGTTGGAACATAAAATATAAAATTAAAATATAAAAATATAAGGAGTGATTATTATGTCAAAAATGGAAATTATTTATTTAGTCAGTGGAGTGTTAGTAGGTTTGTTTGGTAGTTTATTACCATTATTTAGATATTTAGCTAAGAAAAGTGCAACTACTGTAGATGATAAAATATTAGAAATATCTATTCAAGCAGTAAACTTTGTTGATAAACACTTTTTAGATAAGTCAGGAGCAAGTAAGAAAGCACTTGCTGGAGAAATTATTGAAAGAGGAGCAAAAGAAATTGGAAAAGAAATCAATGAAAATATAGTTGATAAAGCTATTGAAAAAGCTTGGAAAATAAATGAAATTAATGGTGCTTTAGAAAAAGAGGAAGAAGAAAAAGCAAAAGAAGAAAATCAAGGTGAAATGGGGAAGTAAATTCCCCTAAACCTCTATATCAATATAATGACTTTAGCGATGTTTTAGGAGATATTAAAAGAGATTATTCAAGAAGTATGGTATATGGAGATATAGCTATAAAAACAAAACCTTTTAATATTAAAGAAACTGAGGCAGTTGCTAGAG
This is a stretch of genomic DNA from Streptobacillus canis. It encodes these proteins:
- a CDS encoding phage holin, LLH family, with translation MSKMEIIYLVSGVLVGLFGSLLPLFRYLAKKSATTVDDKILEISIQAVNFVDKHFLDKSGASKKALAGEIIERGAKEIGKEINENIVDKAIEKAWKINEINGALEKEEEEKAKEENQGEMGK